The genomic region ATGTGATGCATGTTTTCCCTCCAGCTCCGTAGCTTTCAACAACAGAATGATCAATCTGTAGTTAAAgaccaaaatgaaaaacaataatTAGTGATTAATTATATCCAtttgattaaataaataaaagagttACAGATTGTAAAAGACCTTATTCCAATTAGGTACTTACCAAACTCCTGAGGGAAAGCTTCTTAGAGTGAGATAAATCTACATCTACAAAGCCAGCAAATGATGGTCTGTACAGGTTGTCCTGCAAAGATGAACTGTCCcaaacaaaaatggaaaaacaaTACCAAAAATTAATCACAATGTTTCCCAACAAAAAAGGACCAAGTTAAGAATTGCACGGTGGTTAGATAGTGCCTAAACAAAAAGCTAGTGGGGTTAGGCAGTTAATAAGAGTGGTTAGGGTGATGAGCAGAAGTAGGCTAGAGATATATGGTTCGAAAACACTCCTTTGTAACCAAAATGAGAAAGAACTTGGGCAAATCAAATGACACATACCTTGTTGCATCAGAGCACATGAGAACCACGTGTCTGCCTTTAGCTTTGAAAACCCTAAAGAAGACAGGAGTGAATTCCTCTAGGTTTTTTGAAGCTAATGTCAAGAGTCCAAAAGGACCAATTCCACCTTGGATTTTTGAACCCTTTTTACCACAGAGTGTTTGGGCATCAAGGTTACTCCAGCTAGGGTTAAATTCTTCAGCCTTGGCCAAACTCGGAAGTGAGAAAATAACTTCAACATCAGCCTGCAAGAGGGTTCATCAACATGTTCAAAAAACGAGTTgcacaaattaataaaaaaaaaaataaaaaaaaaaaagaattctaGGTTTTAAGAGGATCAAACCTGAGCAGCAGTTATTCCTTTGACTTCAACATGATCTCCCTGCTTGAGAATTTGCTTGTTGATGCCCACCTTTTTCCCTCGTAATGTTTCTAATTCTACAACAGGCCATTGTAGCAATTGTTTACCATCAGGACTAAGCCACACATCCCTTGGAATTGTCTGTACAAGTAAACCCCAAACAAAAGATCTCAATACTTGCACATATTGCTTGAAAAAAAGAAATCCTTTACAAATCAGAATCAACAATAGGCCTGACATATTTACTAATCACACTGTTGACAAGAGCTCTTACATAGGTGAAATCACTTGCATGCGTTTCAAGttgataaaagaaagaaatcaacAATGTGATCAACAAATGTGATCAATAACGTAATcgatataaatatttttatgcaACTATTTTACCTGAATTCCGGCCCATCCCTTAGCAGCATCATTGCTAGCTGTATCAGATTCATTAGCCCAACCCCACAAAATTCTCCTCTTCTTTGCAGGATCAAAGAAAGTTTTGGATGCATAAAAGTTACCATAGTCATATCTCAATCCACTCCAACCATCCACCAATTCTTTGTCAGGAACATACCTATCTTTCTCAGGAAAATATGTTCCAACTGTGTAGTACTCATACCTAGTCTCATCAAGGCTCACTTTCAACACATGTTTCACATCTCGACCAACTTTTGATGTGTCCAACCCTAATTTTCCAACCAATGGAACCGGGTAAAAATCGGGGCACTCCCACATGCCCGTTTGGGGAGCAGAGTGGAGAGGATGATGGGCCTTCACCCAATGCACAAAATCCTTGCTCCTATACAAATAGGCCATTCCTCTATGCTTCCTTTTGCCTCCCACCAACATCTTCCAATGTCCATTACCCCACCAAGCCGTTGTCGGGTCTCGGAACGCAGTGGCGTTGATACCTGCGTCCGGAATCACGAGCGGGTTGTTATCGGGCTTAATCCATTTACGGAGATAGGGGTCCGACGCATTTTCCGGGATAGCATAGTTTTGAACTTGCCGGTTTTGGGAGTCGATCCCGGTGTATAGTATAATGGGCTTGTTACCCGGGAGAACAGTGGCGGATCCGGACCAACACCCATTTACGTCAAAGGGCTTGGATGGGGATATGGCTGGCTCCAGGGCTTCCCAATTGATGAGGTCTTTGGACACTGAATGGGCCCAAACAATGTTGCCCCACACAGCCCCTTCAGGATTGTACTGATAGAACAAGTGGTAGAGACCACCAAAATACATAGGTCCtgaacaaattaagaaattaattaagaaattaatcaaaacaacaaCTGTTAATTGAATGAAAGGGTTGCAACATTTCAATGTTGGGAGGAATGAAGAACTCACCATTGGGGTCTTTTGGTGTTAATTCGTTTGTGGGCAGCCAtcgaatttaagaaaaaaggtaaaacaattaaaatgtcAGTGACTGTAATAAAACATCAACGACTAGATTTTCAGCATATTCAAAATACTGTCACGTAGATTTACTATTCCATTTAAATGATAAGACGTgtattcattttgtttttacatTAATATACTCTACAAACGGAATATCAACTAATAACACCACACATCAACATGTATTTCATATCTAACATTATGTATTTATTGCGCTGCCGCAGTTTAACTGGGTTTTCAGATCTTTACAAAGAATAAACATAATGAGTCTGACTGAGCAGATCTAGAACATCAAGTGAAATTtagaatatttttttgtttttggggtcAAAATTTACAGAATAATTACAACAAAGACCAGAACTTTAGAAATAACACATGAAGCCTGTGCTCTGAACCGACCAGATCGGCTATTTATCAGGACACATAAATGAATGACCGAAAAAAGCACAAACCACTTCTTTATTGATAATATTTTGTCATATGTATTCTTTTTGgatcaaaatatttttatcatCTGAGTCCGATGTTGATCAAAATATTCTTTTTGGATCAAAAATGGGATCCCTTCTTTTAAAAGCTTTCCATATATACATAGAGAAAGCTTTTAAAAGAAGGGATcccattttttaataaaaataggattagttgtggggttcacaccacatcgaattttaacgatccgagccgtttattttttaagttgcacctcatagatcatccttacaaaatattagtcaaatcgaAGATATTTAATACATCTAATTggattcaaagaaattaaccaatactttgttatataagaaacaatgaagtTTTACTTTGATAATTAGATAGGCAAATagtttcaaattaaattaaatttttgtaaggatcatttatgaatcgagacttacaaaatagatagTTTGGATTGTTGAAGTTCGGCATGGAGTGACCCACCATAcctaatctccattttttttcaaaaaatgaagaTTCCTTTTGCATAAAAGggcctatatatatgtatatatggcGGATCTgttgtaccattttttttttttttcataaagcCAGAAAAAATAATTAGTGAGTCAAGCTCTTCATCTGGTTCCGAATGCctaaaaagtttatcaaatagatggtttaaactatttttttgttttgggtcaAAGATGGTTTAAACTGTTACATAAAAGAGATGAGAACCTATCCAAGTTTTCTTTCactaaaaaggaaaattttatattgCCATAAAATGAGGAGGGAAAAACAACCTAGAGCTCAAATGCCTGTAAAGTGTAAACGTCACTCTCAAATCCCCCAACACATTTACATGGTCGCACAATTGCATGCTTGGTTCTTCTTTTTTGGCAACTGCTATGTGCTAATTGCGTGTCTCAATGCTAAAAAAATATCAGTTAGGGAAATAATCATACATGCATACATAGGATAATAagttttcaaaagaaaatttgaacaaataaaTCACGTAATGTGATTAGTTACTTTCAATCATATATGTCGGACTGTGATTGCAAGTAAACAACTATTTACGCATTTCAACATGGGATAATCATTTGCTTTGAATCAAAAAGGAATTAGGGTAAATCAAAATCtgaacaacaaaagaaaatgaccAAAACGAACACTCATAACTCGATCCCTCGGAAATGAGAGAGTAGCTCATCAAAGCCGCATGCAgacgaaaaaaataaaaccaaatttcatgatCATGGTCGTCAATTCGTCATCATAATATAGTTGTAAAATGTAATTAAGGTTTATGATgctaaaatctaaaaattaatAGAGAAAAGTAAGTATATAGTACCGTTAATCCAGTTTCTGGGAGGTTGAAAGTGAAACGCAGTTCTGTGGACTTGCTTCACCTTAGCGGCGGCAAGAGACTGAAACTCGGGATAAACATTGTGCAACGCTTCGACTCCGGTAATGTTGTTTATAGCAAAAACACAACAACAAGCGAGAAAAATAACTTCAACAAGCAACTTTATTGCTGTAATATCCATCATTAGAACAGAAAATTTGCAGTTTTGCAGATCAGAGAGAATTAGGAAACAGGCTTAGGATGTTTATGTAGTGTGATACTTAATAACAAAGAAGGTTTTtgttggggagagagagagagagagagagagagagagagagagaggaaatgtGCATTGAAAGATGAAAGGAAGTCTGATATATAAAGGGAGGGGAGAGAAACTGATGGTGGTAGGTTTGGAGAGGATTGGATTAAGGATTAGCTTTCTTATTAATCGAGCGGTTAGTTTTGgggatttaaaagaaaaataataaaaagtaaaaagttaaCATCTTATGTCACAAAGGTCACACACTGCCTACACCTTTATGTTCttttttataaagtttttttattgtgatcCCAACATAGTTGATTATAATCCTCGTTTTAAAGCTTTAAAGTTTCTAATTCACTTTTAGCAGTAAATCTTTTGAAGTGGATGTCAAAACTCTTTCATGATATCTACTATTTGTATAATTAGACTAGAAAAACGTAAACTTTATCGTTCATTTGTATTATGTGACAGTGTGAAAATCACAATAAACTTAATTTTTCCATTTCTTGATGTTAGTGTAATGGCTTGCTGTTCTGATGAAAATGGTTCAGTAAATCCTAAAAAACAGCTGGAAATCATGGTTCATATTTTGCTTCAAACCTTTTAAATCCAAAGGATAATGctaaagagattaaatttgtagataattttggaaactaaataacatggaagttgataattggtttattacttaagtgttgataaacatgctcatttctattggtgaaacatcatttagtttttttgtttgtaaatttagtctctctagtatTAGTTTAAACACAAATCCTAATCAATGAACAAACTGACTATCAGATAAAGAGATAAATGCAGCAATATCCACATGGATAATATTATCCACTcatttttatctctcacacacccttgttaaGTTTTGATCACTAatattcttcaatttatttgatgcCGAAAACTAAGAGGAGTGTAAAAGGAAAAATGGATATGTGGATAACACTATCCTATCTACATGCATGTCCTTATCTTATGTGGATATATGTTGGATTTTGTCCGCTTATCTGGACGTTAATGTAATTTGCTTTCAAAATCGAGATCAGAAGAGGAGTGATTTTCGTGATTTTCCAACCCATTTTGAAGGGATTACAAGGGCAGAATTAGTTATTAAATACAAGTCTTTACTTTTGACGTCCATTTTCTCTTGTGCAGTCACCCCACCCTCCAATTTCTTTTTGCTAgttaataaaaaggaaagaacaaaaaataaattaaactttACGAGAGTTTTCGAGCGAGGATGTATATGGATTATATGTTGATATATTTGTTTTGATCATCGGAATTGTTTATCATATATTCTCTTGTAGATCATAATTCACAAAATaagtcaaattaaaaaaaatatatatatatatatatatatgtttagcAATTTGGTTACCATTAAAATGATTTCATTTGTCCACACAGTtaatgtaacatcccgtcccgaaactaaagaaacgtacatttaaatttacgttattacccctagttcgttcgTGTACgattagttttgtgttgtgtgatgtgatgggaccacacacactcatacactctcttttctcccgggattctctccctcattccctcactctttgtctctctgtctctctctctctctctcttcctccccgagttcaccttcttcttcttcctctacacacggacacacatacaaacctaatcaaatcttcaccaaacaagaaaccaagaccaccatcgtgttcgtggagctgagaggagttcaaaggtgccattttcaggtaaggatatcgttgttttcacgtcgtttcaacgaggtccgattattgcactgttcatgcaaacctaatctagcttgttttaggagattctaagcttgtagatgtgtttgtgaggtcccaaggagcctcggagtggttcgttgggtgaatttggacgtcgggatcgtcctgtacgaagttggccgattcttgaagttgaagacaggtatgatctagcaatttttaggccttaaaactagtctaacgttgttctactagtcctaggcttcattttggtataaagaacgtgaaatttggttgaaaaacgaaggagaaaacaaggtttgaaaattacccagtttttcggcgccgtcgccggcgccggaggttcgccggagaagaaagaggaatattccgttaagtctaacggaatattcctaacggcagtggacggaatctggttagatttgacggaatattccgtcagttaacggaatattcctgacggcgtctgttgacaccgtcagtgtgcagtgcacgtgggccgcgcgtgggggcgcgtaggtccgtgcggggtcaggcgcgtgggggcgcgtgcgtggtccaaaattttttctaaaaatatgggtgtgatcctgaggttgtgtagatcacattggtatattcatttgtccaatttgagcaatgtatgagaagttattacgagaagttgcttaggtgcttttaaattaatgttttcgtaactttgtcgcgtataggtgattcgttttccgaggacgagcgtacacactcgaggcaggggggctacgacccttctaattatcagtgagtgggcttttgttttccgtatatacctatatacatattaattcccagaaattaaatagaaaaggttattgttttatgccatgcattatatgaatgttgtttacgcatcattgcatgtattattggtgacatacatacatatatacatgtgtatttggtgctgtggatgcacaggtaagtgcaggtaagcggtattcaggtggttatacattcctgtttattatgcaatagtagttgaaatgcttagagagctcataatctgcacccccggtgttagtgctcccgtccagggccagggcacagccttcacgtgtatgttcaccagcaccgcatgctcgtcttggatccaagttaggtgcaagcctgtcgtagagatcacattaggtggttccgacttgtaggtgacccgcgatttatcgcacagcttcacgtgatcgtagcactagagcatacatatatattacacccagcttgtcgtgcagaccacgttaggtggttccgactcgtgtgcagattcagtgattgagttgagcgtggagctctaggtgcagcggtacatgtcacgttaggtgactcccgactgccagattatatattgtgatgtgatttacgcttgagcatttacatttattatgagattctattgtggcatattctcaagcatgaatggcatattgtgagcatgaatggcatatcatgggacatgattgacatatctatacatacgtatatatgttcattttctgggaagtatacaggttttacggcgaggggttagaatgtgttttgctaaagagttttcaaagaactttgtttttgcccactcacgcttttgtttttgcgcccctccaggttctagtggtctagaaggttcggtggttttccccagagggcgtcccggcaatttctgacagacactcaccattgtagggtcaccttcgggtgtacatatgtcgtatcttttccttttggactgttgtagacttgctctgaattgtgtctcacatacactagtactttgtatgttattaggtttttaactattcgtacttttatattaccttcttaattagctttcgcacgcgcacatggttacgtcaccttcgtgtgacggccagcacgccctgatctcggtcggggtgtgtcagcttggtatcagagcctaggtttggcagtcctgtgtctttgtgagtattctaatagttggtgtcttctgtcagaatcatgccgcctcgtcgggaaccacgtcgctcagatgagtctagttttcctgatcttactcagttgggggaagtgattgccacagcccttcaaacagtgatgcgccctccccagaggactcctctggagactatgtataacctgaagttggataagtttaaaggtaatgagggtcacgaaggcgcagaacgttggttagaacacatagagaagacttttcgtgtgttgcataaccaggggaaccttcctatggataggtgggttgagacaacctcttggtttctggagatggagtctgcagcttggtgggaacaagaacttcggaggttgactccagctcagaggaccgattggaatgttttcaaagacgtgtttcaaaggagatttgtaccccctgagtatatcgaccgtaagaaacaggaattcactgagttaAAACAGCGAAAaatgacggctaacgagtattatcgtaagttcactgatttatctcgttactatcctgatgtcgctggtaatccggcggagatgcttcgtcgttttcgcttgggcactagaaagagatggcgttctatggccactactactcactgtgagtcctaccaggagttctatgagatactgttgagaaTAGAGGACTCAGAGAATATGTCTAGTGACAGTGAcgaaaagaaagatgaaaaggggaaaagtcaagtgtcacttgggcctcgccaaactcagaactttaaaaggggtggtgccagttcgagttcgtctagtggtggtttcagtgcctctggacaaggacgtggaggtagattttatggaagtgctcgaggccagagacaaggtgatggtggccgaaaccgacccccattttgccgtaggtgtaataaccgacaCTTCGGCGAGTGCAGGCAGATCAGCGGTGCTTGTTTCACGTGTGGACGGTTGGGACATAGAGCGATggattgtccccagggtcagcagcagaagccgcagcagacctttctgccgccacctgcaccgattcggcaAATCCAAGGTCCGAGTACTTATGGgcaagcaggtagaggtggtgcctatcactatcagggtgatgttgttccctatgctccgggaccgtatcagtacccccaggacccgtattcacaaggtggttatccctCGTATCCCAGCAAttacatgccgtatcctccagctccaacgggtggttctcaatggtaccaaggaggacaataTCAGCAGGGTGAGATTGCTACTAGTAGTGCCGGGTCTTCGAGACAaatgggtcagcccagtcaggggcgtggagctcaaggtcgcggtgttcaagcgagcagaggtcgtggcGGACGACACCAGGGCCaagggcgtattcacaatatttccctgcaggatgctcagaacaacccggacttgataatgggtacgttaaacattcttggttattttgctagagtcttaattgattgtggagctacacattccgttatttctcatacatttgctcaagtaacgcaacctcgccccacacctctagggtacgatttagaattcgctatgcctagaggagagagatgtgttgtagattgtaagtacccaggatgtccagtgatagtagagggtgttgttatgcccgctgatcttatcccgttagatattgtcgattttgatgtgattttgggcaacgattggttgcacttctatcgtgccaacattgattgttacgggaaagtagttacgtttcaccgtcctggattacctgaggttacttttgtgggtgagcagagtggagtaagacatggtgttatttcggctttgcgagcgaagaagttgttgactaaaggttgtcaggggtatctagctcatgtggtgctagaggaGGCCGTTCCTAacagaattgaggatgtgagagtggttagacacttccctgatgtttttcctgaagatttacctggtttacccccagatcgagatgtggatttcactattgagttacttccaggtaccaatcctatttcattaactccttatcgtatggctcccgctgagttaagggaattgaaagtgcagttacaggaattagtggataagggatttattcagcctagtacttcaccttggggcgctccagtgttgtttgtgaaaaagaaagatgggactttgaggctgtgtatcgactacagacaattgaatcgggtgacgattaaaaaccgttatccattgcctcgtatcgatgatttgtttgatcagctgagaggtgcttgtgtattttctaagatagacttgaggtctgggtactatcagctgaagatttgtagggatgatgttcctaagacggcgttcaggactcgttacggtcattacgagtttttggttatgccgtttgggttgacgaatgcaccagcagcttttatggatttaatgaaccgggtatttcaaccttacctggatagatttgtcattgtcttcattgacgatattctggtgtattctaagtcaaaagcggagcatgtccgacatcttactttggtgttgaagaggttgagagaacaccaattgtatgctaagtttagcaagtgccagttctggttagatcaagtcgcgtttttggggcacatcatttctgctcaaggtattcttgttgatcctcagaaggttgcagctgtagagagttgggagcaaccacgaaccgtcactgaggtgagaagtttcattggtttggcgggatattatcggagattcgttaaggatttttcggtaattgccttgccactgacgaggttaacaaggaaagatgttaagtttgagtggaatgataagtgtgagcaaagtttccagcagttgaagcattgtcttactaatgcacctgttttggcactcccggacgataggggtgatttcgaggtttatagcgatgcttccttgaatggtctgggatgtgtattgatgcagcatggtagggtgattgcttatgcttcgcggcagttgaaaacccatgagatgaattaccctacacatgatttggagttggctgctattatctttgcattgaagttgtggagacactatctttatggggaaaagtgtaggatcttcacagatcacaagagtcttcagtatctcttcacccagaaggaacttaatcttcgtcaacggaggtggttggagttgctcagcgattacgattgcacgattgattatcaccctggtcgtgcgaacgtagtagccgatgcacttagcaggaagtcacatggccgtatcaatgcgttgtacgctagtcgtattcctcttttggtggacttacgtgctacgggagtaaggttagaagcagaagatcgagaagtggcattacttgctaattttcaagttaggccaatcttagttgatcgggtgcttgaagctcaggtagctgatgaacagattcaagaactaatccgagctcgagatcaaggaaagaggcgagatctcagagttcgtgattctgatggcatgttgatgttagaaggtagaatgttcgtgcctagtaatgcggagttgaagaaggaaattctagatgaagcacatatctcggcttatgccatgcacccaggagcaactaaaatgtatcataccattcgaccattttactattggccgggtatgaaaagggagatagctgagtatgtgagcaggtgtgctgtttgtcaacaggttaaagcagaaagaaagaagccatTTGGGCTAtcgcagccgcttcccgttccagagtggaaatgggaaaatatcactatggattttgtatacaagttgccgcgtacacataatggctttgatggcatttgggtgatcgttgatcggctcactaagtccgcacatttcattccagtgagagagaagtactctttgagccggttagcagaGCTGTTTATttcaaaggttgtgaagtaccatggtgtccctgtaagtattgtctcggatcgtgatccacgatttacatcgaagttttgggtag from Pyrus communis chromosome 9, drPyrComm1.1, whole genome shotgun sequence harbors:
- the LOC137744928 gene encoding beta-fructofuranosidase, insoluble isoenzyme 1-like gives rise to the protein MYFGGLYHLFYQYNPEGAVWGNIVWAHSVSKDLINWEALEPAISPSKPFDVNGCWSGSATVLPGNKPIILYTGIDSQNRQVQNYAIPENASDPYLRKWIKPDNNPLVIPDAGINATAFRDPTTAWWGNGHWKMLVGGKRKHRGMAYLYRSKDFVHWVKAHHPLHSAPQTGMWECPDFYPVPLVGKLGLDTSKVGRDVKHVLKVSLDETRYEYYTVGTYFPEKDRYVPDKELVDGWSGLRYDYGNFYASKTFFDPAKKRRILWGWANESDTASNDAAKGWAGIQTIPRDVWLSPDGKQLLQWPVVELETLRGKKVGINKQILKQGDHVEVKGITAAQADVEVIFSLPSLAKAEEFNPSWSNLDAQTLCGKKGSKIQGGIGPFGLLTLASKNLEEFTPVFFRVFKAKGRHVVLMCSDATSSSLQDNLYRPSFAGFVDVDLSHSKKLSLRSLIDHSVVESYGAGGKTCITSRVYPTLAVNNGAHLYMFNNGTQPVTAESLNAWSMNAPTMNKRI
- the LOC137744565 gene encoding uncharacterized protein, translated to MDCPQGQQQKPQQTFLPPPAPIRQIQGPSTYGQAGRGGAYHYQGDVVPYAPGPYQYPQDPYSQGGYPSYPSNYMPYPPAPTGGSQWYQGGQYQQGEIATSSAGSSRQMGQPSQGRGAQGRGVQASRGRGGRHQGQGRIHNISLQDAQNNPDLIMDLVMGHKVVQLSLPFGSKFANRT